One stretch of Streptomyces agglomeratus DNA includes these proteins:
- a CDS encoding DUF58 domain-containing protein yields the protein MASGGPAADDGGDSDGDKGGVRAALSGLTTRGRSFLAAGVAAAVCAYVLGQADLLRVGLLLAVLPLVCVAVLYRTRYRVAGSRRLTPSRVPTGSEARVHLRMDNVSRLPTGLLMLQDRVPYVLGPRPRFVLDRVEAGGRREVSYRVRSDLRGRYPLGPLQLRLSDPFGMCELTRSFSAHDTLTVIPRVEALPAVRMTGEASGYGDGRNRSLALAGEDDVIPRGYRHGDDLRRVHWRSTARYGELMVRREEQPQRARCTVLLDTRRDAYQGAGPDSAFEWAVSGAASALVHMLERGFSVRLLTDTGNSVPGEGADGFAGATQETADSAGLMMDTLAVVGHSDGAGLSASYDVLRGGNEGLLVAFFGDLDEDQAAVAARMRRRSGAAVAFVLDSETWTRGRAPGQGRAPDAARLTARVPAAAEERVRPLREAGWTVLIVPPGMPLADLWRMAERQRTGSGAYPAGGAAGTTGGWS from the coding sequence ATGGCGTCCGGGGGACCCGCCGCGGACGACGGCGGGGACAGTGACGGCGACAAAGGCGGTGTGCGGGCCGCGCTGTCGGGGCTGACCACGCGCGGCCGGTCGTTCCTGGCGGCCGGGGTGGCCGCCGCGGTGTGCGCGTACGTGCTGGGCCAGGCCGACCTGCTGCGGGTCGGGCTGCTGCTCGCCGTGCTGCCGCTGGTGTGCGTGGCCGTGCTGTACCGCACGCGCTACCGGGTCGCGGGCAGCAGGCGGCTGACGCCGTCCCGCGTGCCGACGGGCTCGGAGGCGCGCGTGCACCTGCGGATGGACAACGTGTCGCGGCTGCCCACCGGTCTGCTGATGCTCCAGGACCGGGTGCCGTACGTCCTGGGGCCGCGGCCGCGGTTCGTCCTGGACCGGGTGGAGGCGGGCGGGCGGCGCGAGGTGTCGTACCGGGTGCGCTCGGACCTGCGGGGGCGCTACCCGCTCGGGCCGCTCCAGCTGCGCCTGTCCGACCCGTTCGGCATGTGCGAGCTGACCCGCTCGTTCAGCGCGCACGACACCCTGACCGTGATCCCGCGCGTCGAGGCACTGCCCGCCGTGCGGATGACCGGCGAGGCTTCCGGGTACGGCGACGGGCGCAACCGTTCGCTGGCACTGGCCGGCGAGGACGACGTGATCCCGCGCGGCTACCGGCACGGTGACGATCTGCGCCGCGTCCACTGGCGCTCCACGGCGCGCTACGGCGAGCTGATGGTGCGCCGGGAGGAGCAGCCGCAGCGGGCCAGGTGCACGGTGCTGCTGGACACGCGGCGGGACGCGTACCAGGGGGCCGGGCCCGACTCGGCCTTCGAGTGGGCGGTGTCGGGGGCGGCCTCCGCTCTGGTGCACATGCTCGAACGGGGCTTCTCCGTAAGGCTGTTGACGGACACCGGCAATTCGGTGCCCGGTGAGGGGGCCGACGGTTTCGCGGGGGCCACGCAGGAGACGGCCGACTCCGCCGGGCTCATGATGGACACCCTCGCGGTCGTCGGGCACTCGGACGGCGCGGGGCTGTCGGCCTCGTACGACGTACTGCGCGGCGGGAACGAAGGACTGCTGGTCGCGTTCTTCGGGGACCTGGACGAGGACCAGGCGGCCGTGGCGGCGCGCATGCGCCGGCGCAGCGGGGCCGCCGTCGCCTTCGTGCTGGACAGCGAGACCTGGACGCGCGGGCGGGCGCCCGGGCAGGGCCGGGCGCCGGATGCGGCCCGGCTGACGGCGCGGGTCCCGGCGGCCGCCGAGGAACGGGTCAGGCCGCTGCGCGAGGCGGGGTGGACGGTGCTGATCGTGCCGCCCGGCATGCCGCTCGCCGATCTGTGGCGGATGGCCGAACGACAGCGCACCGGCTCGGGGGCCTACCCCGCGGGCGGCGCGGCGGGCACAACTGGGGGTTGGTCATGA
- a CDS encoding AAA family ATPase, with the protein MTTYDDRASLTDLTTTAERVRRSVESVIEGKPEVVRLSLTVLLAEGHLLIEDVPGVGKTMLAKALARSIDCSVRRIQFTPDLLPSDITGVSIYDQQRRDFEFKPGAIFAQIVIGDEINRASPKTQSALLESMEERQVTIDGQTYELPSPFMVVATQNPVEMEGTYPLPEAQRDRFMARVSIGYPSAEAELQMLDVHGAASPLDDLQPVAHAHEILKLIDAVRAVHVADAVRRYAVELVSATRGHPDLRLGASPRATLHLLRAAKASAALSGRDYALPDDVQALAVAVLAHRLLPTAQAQLNRRTSEQVVQDILQRTPVPTAERGTAPPAGAPLYGHQQPGARRL; encoded by the coding sequence GTGACGACCTATGACGATCGAGCGAGCCTCACAGATCTGACCACCACAGCGGAGCGTGTGCGCAGGTCGGTGGAGAGCGTGATCGAGGGCAAGCCGGAGGTCGTACGGCTTTCGCTGACCGTGCTCCTCGCCGAGGGGCATCTGCTGATCGAAGACGTGCCGGGCGTGGGCAAGACGATGCTCGCCAAGGCGCTCGCGAGATCCATCGACTGCTCGGTGCGGCGCATCCAGTTCACGCCGGACCTGCTGCCCTCGGACATCACCGGCGTGAGCATCTACGACCAGCAGCGGCGCGACTTCGAGTTCAAACCGGGCGCGATCTTCGCCCAGATCGTCATCGGCGACGAGATCAACCGCGCCTCGCCGAAGACGCAGTCCGCGCTGCTGGAATCCATGGAGGAGCGCCAGGTCACGATCGACGGGCAGACGTACGAGCTGCCCTCGCCCTTCATGGTGGTCGCCACGCAGAACCCGGTGGAGATGGAGGGCACGTATCCGCTGCCCGAGGCCCAGCGCGACCGCTTCATGGCCCGGGTGTCCATCGGCTACCCGAGTGCCGAGGCCGAGCTCCAGATGCTGGACGTGCACGGCGCGGCCTCGCCGCTGGACGACCTCCAGCCGGTGGCCCACGCGCACGAGATCCTCAAGCTGATCGACGCGGTCCGCGCGGTCCACGTGGCCGACGCGGTCCGGCGGTACGCCGTGGAGCTGGTCTCGGCCACCCGCGGCCACCCCGACCTGCGCCTCGGCGCCTCGCCGCGCGCCACACTGCATCTGCTCCGCGCCGCCAAGGCGTCCGCCGCGCTGAGCGGGCGCGACTACGCGCTGCCCGACGACGTACAGGCGCTCGCGGTGGCGGTGCTGGCGCACCGGCTGCTGCCGACGGCCCAGGCCCAGCTGAACCGGCGTACCTCCGAGCAGGTGGTGCAGGACATCCTCCAGCGCACCCCCGTACCCACGGCCGAGCGCGGGACCGCGCCGCCCGCCGGTGCTCCGCTCTACGGCCACCAGCAGCCCGGCGCCCGGCGGCTGTGA
- a CDS encoding YhgE/Pip family protein yields MRSPRLAALELKRFGRGKLPRAALVALLLLPLLYGALYLWSFWDPYGRLDRIPVALVNDDKGATASGKKIHAGDEITGKLRDSKVFEWHEVSSDEARRGVEDGAYYLSLTMPEDFSKRIASSSGDVPETSALQVRTNDANNYIVGQISRTVFSEVRTAASKDASRSFLDKIFISFSDIHDSTQKAAKGADDIKGGIGKAKKGSSDLKGGLNKAKAGSEELSGGLTKAKNGSAKLTGGLKTLHTKSGELKTGAQRVADGTQKLADTVNGLADSVSPYLRDNGKTVGDTAKLVADSTRIVRDNLDSLVERAPGAAEKSRVAADALHTVYQERCVDQPLDDPACPHLQKADKAAADTALIASDVNNLVKNQRGDLERLDKELAKLQEQARRIAARAPHLDEDLDAAVSQVNALNSGAKKVAQGAARINTGLGSAKTGAVDLDNGIAKLGTGATDLDNGVGRLQSGAGELNGGLVKLVDGSGELASGLHKGVGKIPDYDKDKRDQRTGVMADPVQLASQSMHKAPNYGTGFAPYFIPLSLWVGAMVAYMLIQPLNRRALAAGASAWRIALAGWLPVAALGVLQVAALMSVLHWGLGLQMERAAGTIGFLVLVTGCFAAIVQWLNARFGAAGRILVLAVLMLQLTSAGGTYPVQTSPGFFNAIHPFLPMTYVVEGLRRLITGGGLEPVWTGGAVLLAFTAGALALTAISARRKQVWTLDRLHPELSL; encoded by the coding sequence ATGCGATCGCCGAGGCTGGCCGCGCTTGAGCTGAAGCGGTTCGGCAGGGGGAAGCTGCCGCGTGCCGCGCTCGTCGCGCTGCTGCTGCTTCCGCTGCTGTACGGCGCGCTGTACCTGTGGTCGTTCTGGGACCCGTACGGCCGGCTCGACCGGATACCCGTCGCCCTGGTCAACGACGACAAGGGCGCGACCGCTAGCGGCAAGAAGATCCACGCGGGTGACGAGATCACCGGAAAGCTGCGGGACAGCAAGGTCTTCGAGTGGCACGAGGTGAGCTCCGACGAGGCCCGCCGGGGCGTCGAGGACGGTGCGTACTACCTGTCCCTGACCATGCCGGAGGACTTCAGCAAGCGGATCGCGTCCAGCTCGGGCGACGTTCCCGAGACGAGCGCCCTTCAAGTGCGCACCAACGACGCGAACAACTACATCGTCGGGCAGATCTCGCGAACGGTCTTCTCCGAGGTGCGGACCGCGGCCTCCAAGGACGCCTCGCGTTCGTTCCTCGACAAGATCTTCATCTCCTTCTCCGACATCCACGACTCGACCCAGAAGGCGGCCAAGGGCGCCGACGACATCAAGGGCGGTATCGGAAAGGCGAAGAAGGGCTCCAGCGATCTCAAGGGTGGCCTCAACAAGGCCAAGGCCGGCTCGGAGGAGCTCTCCGGCGGGCTGACGAAGGCCAAGAACGGCAGCGCCAAGCTGACCGGCGGCCTGAAGACCCTGCACACCAAGTCGGGCGAGCTGAAGACCGGCGCCCAGCGGGTCGCCGACGGCACCCAGAAGCTCGCCGACACGGTCAACGGCCTCGCGGACTCGGTCAGCCCGTACCTCAGGGACAACGGCAAGACGGTCGGGGACACGGCGAAGCTCGTCGCCGACAGCACCCGGATCGTCCGTGACAACCTCGACTCGCTGGTCGAGCGCGCGCCCGGCGCGGCCGAGAAGTCGCGGGTGGCCGCGGACGCACTGCACACCGTCTACCAGGAGCGCTGTGTGGACCAGCCTCTCGACGACCCCGCGTGCCCCCACTTGCAGAAGGCCGACAAGGCGGCGGCCGACACGGCTCTCATCGCCTCGGACGTCAACAACCTCGTCAAGAACCAGCGCGGTGATCTGGAGCGGCTCGACAAGGAACTGGCCAAGCTTCAGGAACAGGCGCGCCGGATCGCCGCGCGCGCGCCCCACCTGGACGAGGACCTCGACGCCGCCGTCAGCCAGGTCAACGCCCTGAACAGTGGTGCCAAGAAGGTCGCCCAGGGCGCCGCGAGGATCAACACCGGCCTGGGCTCCGCCAAGACCGGCGCGGTCGACCTCGACAACGGCATCGCCAAGCTCGGCACGGGTGCCACCGACCTCGACAACGGCGTCGGCCGGCTCCAGTCCGGCGCCGGCGAGCTGAACGGCGGTCTCGTCAAGCTCGTCGACGGCTCCGGCGAGCTCGCCAGCGGCCTGCACAAGGGCGTCGGCAAGATCCCGGACTACGACAAGGACAAGCGGGACCAGCGCACCGGCGTGATGGCCGACCCGGTCCAGCTCGCCTCCCAGTCGATGCACAAGGCGCCCAACTACGGCACCGGGTTCGCCCCGTACTTCATCCCGCTGTCCCTGTGGGTCGGCGCGATGGTGGCGTACATGCTGATCCAGCCGCTCAACCGCCGCGCCCTCGCGGCGGGCGCCTCCGCCTGGCGGATCGCCCTCGCGGGCTGGCTGCCCGTGGCGGCGCTCGGCGTACTGCAAGTGGCCGCGCTCATGTCCGTACTGCACTGGGGCCTCGGGCTCCAGATGGAGCGCGCGGCCGGAACGATCGGCTTCCTGGTGCTCGTGACGGGCTGTTTCGCGGCGATCGTGCAGTGGCTCAACGCACGGTTCGGAGCGGCGGGCCGCATCCTGGTCCTCGCCGTGCTGATGCTCCAGCTGACCTCGGCGGGCGGTACGTACCCCGTACAGACCAGTCCCGGGTTCTTCAACGCGATCCACCCCTTCCTGCCCATGACGTACGTCGTGGAGGGCCTGCGCCGGCTCATCACCGGCGGCGGCCTGGAGCCGGTCTGGACGGGCGGCGCCGTACTGCTCGCCTTCACCGCGGGAGCCCTGGCACTGACGGCCATCTCCGCCCGGCGCAAGCAGGTGTGGACCCTCGATCGTCTGCACCCGGAGCTCAGCCTGTGA
- a CDS encoding SAV_6107 family HEPN domain-containing protein produces MARTSRTSSAAAHRRRATGPAPSATGPAADVHPVLRRAGAPPAALDLLAQAHTGLDEAATLDVPNERYATAHLAALRTAAAVLAARGRPETTAPRRRRIRSAWEVLPEIAPELTEWSALFASGARRRALAEAGIQGAASTRDADDLLRDAAMFLRLVERLLVLDPVLPRPRPGSAERTDAG; encoded by the coding sequence ATGGCTCGCACGTCTCGCACGTCCTCAGCTGCCGCACACCGCCGCCGCGCCACCGGCCCCGCCCCCTCGGCGACCGGGCCCGCCGCCGACGTCCACCCGGTCCTGCGCAGGGCCGGTGCGCCGCCCGCCGCCCTGGACCTGCTCGCCCAGGCGCACACCGGCCTGGACGAGGCCGCGACCCTCGACGTCCCGAACGAGCGGTACGCCACGGCCCACCTCGCCGCCCTCCGTACCGCCGCCGCCGTGCTCGCGGCCCGCGGCCGCCCGGAGACCACCGCGCCCCGGCGCCGGCGGATCCGCAGCGCCTGGGAGGTCCTCCCGGAGATCGCGCCGGAACTGACCGAGTGGAGCGCCCTGTTCGCCTCCGGCGCCCGCCGCCGCGCGCTCGCCGAGGCCGGAATACAGGGGGCGGCGAGCACCCGGGACGCCGACGACCTGCTGCGTGACGCGGCGATGTTCCTGCGCCTCGTCGAGCGGCTGCTCGTGCTGGATCCGGTGCTGCCCCGGCCGCGCCCCGGGAGTGCGGAGCGCACGGACGCGGGATGA
- a CDS encoding DUF3040 domain-containing protein has product MPLSEHEQRMLEQMERALYAEDPKFATALEGSGLRTYTRRRVYQAVAGFLVGIALLMAGMVAQQIWVSVVGFLVMLGCAVLAVTGWRKAPKPGEQPAPGTGTGAAARSRPRQRRSVMDRIEQRWQRRREEGQGH; this is encoded by the coding sequence GTGCCGCTCTCGGAGCACGAGCAGCGAATGCTCGAGCAGATGGAGCGAGCGCTGTACGCCGAAGATCCCAAGTTCGCGACAGCGCTTGAGGGAAGCGGGCTGCGTACGTACACCCGGCGACGGGTCTACCAGGCAGTCGCAGGCTTTCTGGTGGGTATCGCGCTCCTCATGGCCGGAATGGTCGCACAGCAGATCTGGGTCAGCGTGGTGGGCTTCCTTGTGATGCTCGGCTGCGCGGTACTCGCGGTCACCGGCTGGCGCAAGGCCCCGAAGCCGGGGGAGCAACCGGCTCCCGGTACCGGTACCGGTGCGGCTGCTCGCAGCCGGCCCCGGCAGCGGCGGTCGGTCATGGACCGCATCGAGCAGCGGTGGCAGCGCCGCCGCGAAGAAGGCCAGGGCCACTGA
- a CDS encoding beta-class carbonic anhydrase produces the protein MSTSAPLPAEPTAARTVAARTGGTVTDRLVEANRQYAASFHDPGMDARPVLHVAVVACMDARLDLHDALGLELGDCHTIRNAGGVVTDDVIRSLTISQRALGTRSVILIHHTTCGLESLTEDFRHELEDEVGQRPSWAVEAFRDVDQDVRQSMQRVRTSPFLLHTDDVRGFVFDVTTGLLREIDPEK, from the coding sequence ATGTCGACTTCCGCGCCTCTTCCCGCCGAGCCCACCGCCGCGAGGACCGTCGCGGCCCGTACGGGCGGTACGGTCACCGATCGCTTGGTGGAGGCCAACCGGCAATACGCCGCGAGCTTCCACGACCCGGGCATGGACGCACGGCCCGTGCTGCACGTGGCCGTGGTCGCCTGCATGGACGCCCGCCTGGACCTGCACGACGCCCTGGGCCTCGAACTGGGCGACTGCCACACCATCCGCAACGCCGGCGGTGTGGTCACCGACGACGTGATCCGTTCGCTCACCATCAGCCAGCGCGCGCTGGGCACCCGCAGCGTCATACTCATCCACCACACCACCTGTGGTCTGGAGAGCCTCACCGAGGACTTCAGGCACGAGCTGGAGGACGAGGTCGGACAGCGGCCCTCCTGGGCCGTTGAGGCGTTCCGGGACGTCGACCAGGACGTACGTCAGTCGATGCAGCGCGTGCGGACCTCGCCGTTCCTGCTGCACACCGACGACGTGCGCGGCTTCGTCTTCGACGTGACCACCGGTCTGCTGCGGGAGATCGACCCCGAGAAGTAG
- a CDS encoding transglutaminaseTgpA domain-containing protein, which translates to MSGRGRLALCATAATLLTAGALLPLVGESAWILTAALLVTVQAGVGALARRVPLARGLTVAAQGLVALVMLTVVFARDSAIGGVLPGPEAFRAFTRLLTTGAEDVGRYAIPAPATEGIRLMLVGGVLLIALAVDTIAVTFRSAAPAGLPLLALYSVAAGLSPGGASWLWFLLAASGYLLLLLAEGRDRLSQWGRVFGGAPRAQGRTAAGFETAGGSAPAPVRTGRRIGVVAMGIALVVPASLPALDGGLLSGRGAGDGGGSGGGTISAVNPLVSLQNSLNQPEDREVLRYRTNSGSTKDLYLRIVSLDQFDGAAWKSSERRIEDVPERLPRPQGLGPDVRTTEINSSVSAAGWYAQSYLPMPYPVTRVDIDGRWRYEPAGRTLVGDKGQTTRGVRFTAGSLIVQPTAGQLAAATTPPARLLREYTKVPGSLPQVVESTALRVTKDASNDYERAVALQDWFASKGGFTYDTQVQSGSGTAAIARFLRDKEGFCVHFSFSMAAMARTLGIPARVAVGFTPGTVQSDGTMSVGLRDAHAWPELYFEGVGWTRFEPTPTRGSVPEYTRDEAPSSTPSGAAQATPSTSTAPSAAPSVTDSCPPQMRLQGECDGEAQQGGAGPTDTGFPLGPLLLVGLGAVVVVLLPLLPLMWRGRVRARRLGSAGRTSADAAARTLAGWREISDTAWDYGVAPDESQTPRKAAARMVRLGRLDGAAAEAVHRAAGAVEQVLYAPRPAVSGSLAEEAGLVRAGLRAAAGRGARLRAVLAPRSAVRVVWAASARWAAVTDRWGASRWNLERWAVALRRRPSRQRG; encoded by the coding sequence ATGAGCGGGCGCGGACGGCTGGCGCTGTGCGCCACGGCGGCCACCCTGTTGACGGCGGGCGCGCTGCTGCCGCTGGTCGGCGAGTCGGCCTGGATCCTGACGGCCGCACTCCTGGTGACGGTCCAGGCAGGGGTGGGAGCGCTCGCCCGGCGGGTGCCGCTGGCCCGGGGGCTGACGGTGGCGGCGCAGGGCCTGGTGGCGCTGGTGATGCTGACCGTGGTCTTCGCCAGGGACTCGGCGATCGGCGGGGTCCTGCCGGGGCCCGAGGCGTTCCGCGCGTTCACGCGGCTGCTGACGACGGGCGCCGAGGACGTGGGGCGGTACGCCATCCCCGCCCCCGCGACCGAGGGCATCAGGCTGATGCTGGTCGGCGGTGTCCTGCTGATCGCCCTGGCGGTGGACACGATCGCGGTGACCTTCCGCAGCGCCGCCCCGGCCGGGCTGCCGCTGCTCGCGCTCTACTCGGTGGCCGCGGGACTCTCACCCGGTGGCGCGAGCTGGCTGTGGTTCCTGCTGGCCGCCTCCGGCTACCTGCTGCTCCTGCTGGCCGAGGGCCGGGACCGGCTCTCGCAGTGGGGCCGGGTCTTCGGCGGCGCTCCGCGCGCCCAGGGGCGCACGGCCGCCGGGTTCGAGACGGCGGGCGGCTCCGCGCCGGCCCCGGTCCGTACGGGCAGGCGCATCGGCGTAGTGGCGATGGGCATCGCCCTGGTCGTGCCCGCCTCGCTGCCCGCGCTGGACGGCGGGCTGCTGAGCGGCAGGGGGGCGGGCGACGGTGGCGGTTCCGGCGGCGGCACCATCTCGGCGGTGAATCCGCTGGTCTCGCTCCAGAACAGCCTCAACCAGCCCGAGGACCGGGAAGTCCTGCGCTACCGCACGAATTCGGGCAGTACGAAGGACCTCTATCTGCGGATCGTCTCGCTGGATCAGTTCGACGGCGCCGCGTGGAAGTCGTCGGAGCGCCGGATCGAGGACGTTCCGGAACGGCTGCCGCGCCCTCAAGGGCTCGGCCCTGACGTCCGTACGACCGAGATCAACTCCAGCGTCTCGGCCGCCGGCTGGTACGCGCAGAGCTATCTGCCGATGCCTTATCCGGTGACGCGGGTGGACATCGACGGCCGCTGGCGGTACGAGCCGGCCGGCCGCACCCTCGTCGGCGACAAGGGCCAGACCACGCGCGGCGTGCGGTTCACGGCCGGCAGCCTGATAGTGCAGCCGACCGCCGGGCAGCTGGCCGCGGCCACCACGCCGCCGGCCCGCCTGCTGCGCGAGTACACCAAGGTCCCCGGTTCACTGCCGCAGGTGGTCGAGTCGACCGCGCTGCGGGTGACGAAGGACGCGTCCAACGACTACGAGCGGGCGGTCGCGCTCCAGGACTGGTTCGCCTCCAAGGGCGGTTTCACGTACGACACGCAGGTGCAGTCGGGCAGCGGTACGGCCGCGATCGCGCGCTTCCTCCGGGACAAGGAGGGCTTCTGCGTCCACTTCTCGTTCTCCATGGCCGCGATGGCCCGCACGCTGGGCATTCCGGCGCGGGTGGCGGTGGGCTTCACGCCCGGCACCGTGCAGTCGGACGGGACGATGTCGGTCGGTCTGCGCGACGCGCACGCCTGGCCCGAGCTGTACTTCGAGGGTGTGGGGTGGACGCGGTTCGAGCCGACGCCGACCCGTGGCTCTGTTCCGGAGTACACCCGTGACGAGGCACCGTCCAGCACCCCGTCCGGCGCCGCGCAGGCGACGCCGAGCACCTCCACGGCGCCTTCGGCGGCGCCGAGCGTCACGGACAGCTGCCCTCCGCAGATGAGGCTTCAGGGCGAGTGCGACGGTGAGGCGCAGCAGGGCGGGGCGGGGCCCACCGACACGGGGTTCCCGCTGGGTCCGCTGCTGCTGGTGGGCCTGGGTGCGGTGGTCGTGGTGCTCTTGCCCCTGCTGCCGCTGATGTGGCGCGGCCGCGTCCGGGCGCGCCGGCTGGGGTCCGCGGGGCGCACGTCCGCGGACGCGGCCGCCCGTACGCTCGCCGGCTGGCGTGAGATCAGCGACACCGCCTGGGACTACGGTGTCGCGCCGGACGAGTCGCAGACGCCCCGCAAGGCCGCGGCGCGGATGGTGCGCCTCGGCAGGCTCGACGGTGCGGCGGCCGAGGCGGTGCACCGGGCGGCCGGCGCGGTCGAGCAGGTGCTCTACGCCCCGCGACCCGCCGTCTCGGGCAGCCTCGCCGAAGAGGCAGGGCTGGTACGCGCGGGTCTGCGGGCCGCGGCGGGGCGGGGGGCGCGCCTGCGGGCGGTTCTCGCGCCGCGCTCGGCTGTCCGGGTGGTCTGGGCCGCCTCGGCGCGCTGGGCCGCCGTGACGGACCGGTGGGGTGCGAGCCGCTGGAACCTGGAGCGGTGGGCGGTGGCCCTGAGGCGCCGCCCGTCCCGGCAGCGCGGCTGA
- a CDS encoding ATP-binding cassette domain-containing protein yields the protein MDSPSTTHGAAVTAEDFGLKGPRGWAFRGVSVTAEPGALVAVEGPSGSGRTCLLLALTGRMRATEGHAEVGGVRLPKKMAAVRRMSALGPVTGVNELDAAFTVAEHLRERALLQRRFDGSLRTLLRPRAERAAAARARIDAAMDAVGLDLDALPKGARTSVRDLERLEILRLSVGLALMGKPRLLAVDDLDLKLSDTERALAWELLRSVARAGTTVIAVCSEAPDDALRVTTGAGADSTNAAADPEYDGTGAEKDEAAGTDSTGATDDTDNTDNTDQACDAEETGDTGDSDDTDNTDDTEEGAGDAIAEAGRA from the coding sequence GTGGACAGCCCGAGCACCACGCACGGAGCAGCTGTCACCGCGGAGGACTTCGGCCTCAAGGGCCCGCGCGGCTGGGCGTTCCGGGGCGTAAGCGTCACGGCGGAGCCCGGGGCACTCGTCGCGGTCGAGGGGCCGTCCGGCTCCGGCCGCACCTGTCTCCTGCTCGCCCTCACCGGCCGCATGCGCGCCACCGAGGGTCACGCGGAAGTCGGCGGTGTGCGTCTGCCGAAGAAGATGGCCGCCGTACGCCGCATGAGCGCGCTCGGCCCGGTCACCGGCGTCAATGAACTCGACGCGGCCTTCACGGTCGCCGAGCATCTGCGGGAACGCGCGCTCCTCCAGCGCCGCTTCGACGGCTCGCTGCGCACGCTGCTGCGTCCGCGTGCCGAGCGCGCCGCGGCGGCGCGGGCGAGGATCGACGCCGCGATGGACGCCGTCGGCCTGGACCTCGACGCGCTGCCCAAGGGAGCACGTACGTCCGTACGGGACCTCGAACGCCTCGAAATACTGCGGCTGTCCGTCGGACTGGCCCTGATGGGCAAGCCCCGGCTGCTCGCCGTGGACGACCTGGACCTCAAGCTCTCCGACACCGAACGTGCCCTGGCCTGGGAGCTGCTGCGCTCCGTCGCGCGGGCGGGGACGACCGTGATCGCGGTGTGCAGCGAGGCTCCCGACGACGCTCTGCGGGTCACCACGGGAGCCGGCGCCGACAGCACGAACGCGGCGGCGGACCCGGAGTACGACGGCACCGGAGCAGAGAAAGACGAGGCAGCCGGCACGGACAGCACCGGCGCCACCGACGACACCGACAACACCGACAACACCGATCAAGCCTGCGACGCCGAGGAAACCGGCGACACCGGCGATTCAGATGACACCGACAACACGGACGACACCGAAGAGGGGGCGGGCGATGCGATCGCCGAGGCTGGCCGCGCTTGA
- a CDS encoding methyltransferase encodes MSDPMRPRASLRTAVVWEVLKDALDRKVKAAGSEALDVLDTGGGTGNFAVPVARLGHRVTVVDPSPNALFALERRAAEAGVAERVRGVQGDIHGLFDVVERGGYDAVLCHGVLEYVDDPAEGVRNAVDALRPAGTLSLLAAGLGGAVLARALAGHFTEARQALSDPAGRWGEGDPVPRRFTADQLAELVAKAGVEVGAVHGVRVFADLVPGALVDTEPGALEALLKLETAAAELPAFHSVATQLHVLGEKRESGER; translated from the coding sequence GTGTCGGACCCGATGCGCCCCCGCGCCTCCCTCCGTACCGCCGTGGTCTGGGAGGTCCTCAAGGACGCTCTCGACCGTAAGGTCAAGGCGGCCGGGAGCGAGGCCCTGGACGTCCTCGACACCGGCGGCGGCACGGGCAACTTCGCGGTGCCCGTCGCCCGCCTCGGCCACCGTGTCACGGTCGTCGACCCCAGCCCGAACGCGCTGTTCGCGCTGGAGCGCCGGGCCGCCGAGGCCGGCGTCGCCGAGCGTGTGCGCGGCGTGCAGGGCGACATCCACGGGCTCTTCGACGTCGTCGAGCGAGGCGGTTACGACGCGGTCCTGTGCCACGGCGTCCTCGAATACGTCGACGACCCGGCCGAGGGCGTCCGCAACGCCGTCGACGCCCTGCGCCCCGCCGGCACCCTCAGCCTGCTCGCCGCGGGCCTCGGCGGCGCCGTCCTGGCCCGCGCCCTGGCCGGGCACTTCACCGAGGCCCGGCAGGCCCTCAGCGACCCGGCGGGCCGCTGGGGCGAGGGCGACCCGGTGCCGCGGCGCTTCACCGCCGACCAGCTCGCCGAACTGGTCGCCAAGGCCGGCGTCGAGGTCGGCGCCGTGCACGGCGTACGGGTCTTCGCCGACCTCGTGCCCGGCGCCCTCGTGGACACCGAGCCGGGCGCTCTGGAAGCACTGCTCAAGCTGGAAACGGCGGCGGCCGAACTCCCCGCCTTCCACTCCGTGGCCACCCAGCTGCACGTCCTCGGCGAGAAGCGGGAGTCCGGCGAGCGCTGA